The following is a genomic window from Candidatus Methylomirabilis sp..
GAATCCGGTAAACGAAACGAAGGAGATCAGCGAGAACATCTACGTGGATCTTGATGCCACGGGCAATCTCGTCAGCATGACCATCGAGCATGCCAAGGCTAGCGCAGGTCTCAAGGAGTTCTCCTTTGTTGAAGTGGCCGGAAAAGCATCCTGAAAAACGCTGAACAAGGCGTTGTAGCCAACCTGTCACGCCTGCATTTCGCCCTATCATTCCAATTCCGGATGGAGAGGTCTGTCCATAGGCTGGCGGCAGGCGCGCCAGGCGGCTAAACGCAACGTTGGGCGGGTCGCAAAAGCACTGGTTGCGATTCAAGGAGGGATTTATGGCCAGAGCGGCGAATGTATAGCCGGGGGGATGTATCGCGTTCAGACCACACTGAATGATGGGACAATTCACACAGTCAATATCTCGTTGAGGTAGTTGAGGGTAAAAGTCGTTTGAACCCATATTGCGTGAAGTGCTCATCGAAGCTAAAGGTCCAGCGGCTGATGGTGCTGAAACTTAAACCCAGTTCCCGGGCTAGCCGTTCCTGAGACCATCCTAATTGCTTCCGAATCTGTTTGATCTCTTCCTTGGCTTGCCCCGCATTCGTCATATCGGCGAAAGCCGGTATCTAGAGAGCCCGACTGGATTCTGTGTCAAGCACGGAATGACGGGCCAGAACAGAAGACGATACCCCGCAGCTTGCACAGGGGTCGTTTATTCGGGGTAGTCACGCTGCCCCAAATCCAGCCGATCGCCTGGGAGCAGTGGGGGCTTTCTGAGGGGGCGGGCAAGAGATTGGCTGCGGGCCAATAGAGGGATAGGCCGCAGAAGCTGGCAGCGTTTGTCGGTCAGAATCGTCTTGACCGGTTGGGATAAGTGTGGGAGATTCCAAGCACAATCGCTATCGAGAAGTGGAGCCGTCTTCGGAGATAGTCCGCCAGCCTTTGTCGGCCTCTAAAGCGGCTCACTTGATAGATGGCGTGGTTCCGGCGCTTCGCGCCGGCCATCCATCGGATGCAACGGACAGTCGTCCACGCGAGCACGCTCACGCGTTCGCCTGCGGCTGATCTGCAGCGCCGTTCGCCTGTTGAAAAGTCGAGAGGAATCTGATACGGCATGCCCATGAAGCCTGACGACATACTGCGTGATTTGTCGGCACGTACCGGGAGGGCAGTTGCCTACTACTGGAAGACTCGGACGGGGCAGCAAGATAGGCAGCGGGAGACCGGCAAGGCTGACCAAGGCCTGCGTAGTGCTGTCACCGGTGGCGCGCAGATGGATGGATTCATCGACCTCTTCACGGAACTGATAACAGCGGCCGGGATTTCGGAACGGTATGTCTTCAGGAAGAAGGCTGTCGAGTTGCCGGGCTTCTTCCGCCCAACCAAGGAGTGGGACCTGCTCGTGGTGCGCGAGAAGGCGCTTCTTGCCGCGATCGAGGCCAAGTCCCAAGTCGGCCCATCCTTCGGCAACAACTTCAACAACCGGACGGAAGAGGCGATCGGAAGCGCCCTTGACCTCTGGACCGCGTACCGCGAGCGTGCCTACCTTAGCAGTCCCCAGCCTTTTCTTGGCTACTTCTTCATGCTGGAGGACTGCGTCGCCTCCAACCGCCCGGTCAAGGTCCAGGAGCCGTTTTTCAAAGTCTTTCCCGAATTCGTCGGCGCTTCGTACATGCGCCGCTATGAAATTTTCTGCCGCAAGATCGTACTGGAACGGCATTACACCGCAGCGGCATTCGTTTCGTCCACATCAGACGGAGGGATTGAAGGACGCTTCTCGACGCCGGCGGACGACCTTTCCGTTGAGCGTTTCGCGAAGACCCTCACGGCCCACTTAGCCGCCTTTGCGTGAACTTATGGCCACCACTATTCACAGACTGATCAACGGCGATGCGAGGGAACTCGTGTACCTGGATGATGCTTCGGTTCATCTTGTCATCACGTCTCCCCCTTATTGGAACCTGAAACAGTACAACGAGAACCCGGACCAACTCGGACATATTCAGGACTACGAAGCATTCCTGTTCGAGTTGGAAAAGGTTTGGCGGCATGTTTACAGAATCCTCGTGCCCGGGGGGCGACTCGTTTGCGTGGTCGGGGATGTCTGTGTCGCGCGCCGCGACTTTGGGCGCCACCTCGTCTTCCCCCTACACGCCGATATCTGCGTCATCTGCCGAAGGATCGGATTCGACAACCTGAACCCCATTATCTGGCATAAGATCGCCAACGCTTCTTACGAGGTTGAAAACGGATCGAAGTTCTTGGGGAAGCCCTACGAGCCGAACGCAATTATCAAGAATGACATGGAATTCATCCTCATGCAGCGTAAACCCGGCGGGTACCGAAAACCCACTAACCAGCAGCGCCAGGCAAGCCGGATTGAAAAGGATGTTTTTGACCGGTGGTTTCAGCAAATCTGGAACATCACTGGGGCCTCAACCAAACACCACCCCGCCCCCTTCCCATTGGAGCTTGCCACACGCCTTGTCCGCATGTTCTCCTTCACTGAGGATACGGTTATGGACCCGTTTTGCGGATCGGGGACGACGATGGTTGCGGCTCTGCGCACCGGACGAAATAGCATTGGCGTGGAGATCGATCCGGAATACTGTCGAATGGCCGCCCGATATTTAAAGGCGGAAACGGCTGACCTTTTCACGACGGTGGATCTTCGCTTTGAGAAAGCGCCTACCGAAACCGCTGCTCTCGTTAGAGAAGAGCCTGCTCTGTACGAAGTCCGGCCAGCCAAGAAGAAACTTGAATAACCGAACAAAGGGCTGGAGCCGATGTGGAAGACCGCGCGGCTCAGCCTTGGCGTTGGGCGGACCGCAAAAGCGTTAGTTGCGATTCGAGGAGGCAGTTATAGCCAGAGCGACGGATGTATAGCCAGGGGACGTACCGCGTTCAGACCACGCTGGATGATGGGACTATTCACACGGTCAATATCTCGCTGAAGTAGTGTTAGGGTGCAAGTCGTTTGAACCCATATTGCGTGAAGTGAGGATTGGACGGAAAGGGTTGTGCCATCAGCCATGCGCGTGCGATGGTGTGGTGCGAGCGGATCAGAAGCAGGGTGTGGGCCTCGATGATCAAGACATTGGTCGTGAAAGGCCGGCATCCCTCGACTTGCGAGTGTTCGCGCCGGACGCGGCGTATAACAACAAGAGCAAGGGTGACTGGTCTGTATATGAGCAGAAGTTTCTTGATCTGATGCGCCGACGCCAGATCGAGAAGGTCGACCACGCTGTGATCGCAGACGGGTGCCTTCTCTGCAGCGAGGACAAACCCCATCGCTGCCACCGGCGGCTGGTCGCCGAGTACCTCAAGTCGCACTGGGGCGACATCGAGGTCTCACATATCGTTTGACCGCGGGAGAGCAAGGCATAAGATCCACTGCGACTGGTGGCATTCATGGCAGCGCTGCCACTTTTCTCGCGCTACGTTCAACAGCGATGTAGGGAGAAGAAACGACGCCTAGTCTGCCCATGCAGCGGCCGTTTAATGTCGGCGTTCGGTGTTAGAATGAGGAAGCTGGCATGTCATAAACGGTAGACTGTAGGAGACCATTTGAAATTCAGTGAGTTGGTGAGACTGCTTGAAGCTCATGGATTCGAGCTGGTAAGGGAGAAAGGGTCCATCCGATATTATGGGAAGGCTGGCTGGCCTGCATTGATTCGGGTTGACTATCATGGGGCCAAGGAAGTGCCCAGCGGCACCTGCCATCATATACTGAAGTCAGCAGGAATACAGAAGGGAGGAAGCCATGATTGATCTGCCTTATTCTTTGACCATCGAGGCAACGGAGGAACCCGATTACTTTGGGTTTTTTTCTCCTGATCTGGAAGGATTTACGGGGATTGGCCACTCCATCGAGGACTGCGTGTATAAGGCGAAATGGGGAATGAAGGAACATATAGAACTGCTCGAAGAACGGGGTCTGCCCGTGCCTCCGAAAGCGAAAGATCCAAAAATCATCGTACAGAACGAAGTCAGATTGGCGGCATAGGGTTGTTCACCGAACCAACTGGTCCACCGGATCGTCGATAAATCCGGCTTGCTGCGAAGGCGCTCCATCACCGCTCTGGTCACGGGAAAACAGCTTGCCCCCTGTTGTCCTTCGCGCTAAATTATGAGTGTACATATCGGGACTTGGCTGTTTTTGGGGGTAGCAGGATCTGGTGGTGGGCGGAATAAAGGCTTAGCCGGTAATTGTGGGGGCGAGAAACCTAATGCCATACCAAGAGCAGGAAGCCGTGAGGCGACCTGCTTTTATCGTTTTGAGGAGGGAGGCCGATGGACGGGAAGAATTATATCGGTGGCAGATGGGTGGAGGCGATCACGGGAGCCAGGTTCGAAAGCCGTAATCCCGCCAAGTTCGATCAGGTACTTGGGACTGTGGCCTTGTCGAATCGAGAGGACGCTGAGCAGGCGATCGCAGGCGCGAAGACGGCTTTTGCCGGTTGGCGCGAGCTGTCGCGAATAAAAAGAGGGGAGTATCTCGAGCGATTCGTCGAGGCGATCAAAGCCCAGGCCGACGAGATCACTCGTCTCGTGGCATCGGAGGCCGGCAAGGCGTATAACGAGGCGAAAGCCGATGTCGTCGAAGGGATCCACATGGCGCAGTACATGTTCGGCCACGCGCGGCTTCCTTCCGGTCAGGCCCTCCCCTCGGAGCTCGCCGAGAAGGATGCCTACATGTTCCGCAAGCCGAAAGGGGTGGTGACGGTTGTCAGCCC
Proteins encoded in this region:
- a CDS encoding helix-turn-helix transcriptional regulator — its product is MTNAGQAKEEIKQIRKQLGWSQERLARELGLSFSTISRWTFSFDEHFTQYGFKRLLPSTTSTRY
- a CDS encoding DUF2283 domain-containing protein, with protein sequence MKVKYFADTDTALVEFTENPVNETKEISENIYVDLDATGNLVSMTIEHAKASAGLKEFSFVEVAGKAS
- a CDS encoding type II toxin-antitoxin system HicB family antitoxin, giving the protein MIDLPYSLTIEATEEPDYFGFFSPDLEGFTGIGHSIEDCVYKAKWGMKEHIELLEERGLPVPPKAKDPKIIVQNEVRLAA
- a CDS encoding PaeR7I family type II restriction endonuclease; protein product: MPMKPDDILRDLSARTGRAVAYYWKTRTGQQDRQRETGKADQGLRSAVTGGAQMDGFIDLFTELITAAGISERYVFRKKAVELPGFFRPTKEWDLLVVREKALLAAIEAKSQVGPSFGNNFNNRTEEAIGSALDLWTAYRERAYLSSPQPFLGYFFMLEDCVASNRPVKVQEPFFKVFPEFVGASYMRRYEIFCRKIVLERHYTAAAFVSSTSDGGIEGRFSTPADDLSVERFAKTLTAHLAAFA
- a CDS encoding site-specific DNA-methyltransferase: MATTIHRLINGDARELVYLDDASVHLVITSPPYWNLKQYNENPDQLGHIQDYEAFLFELEKVWRHVYRILVPGGRLVCVVGDVCVARRDFGRHLVFPLHADICVICRRIGFDNLNPIIWHKIANASYEVENGSKFLGKPYEPNAIIKNDMEFILMQRKPGGYRKPTNQQRQASRIEKDVFDRWFQQIWNITGASTKHHPAPFPLELATRLVRMFSFTEDTVMDPFCGSGTTMVAALRTGRNSIGVEIDPEYCRMAARYLKAETADLFTTVDLRFEKAPTETAALVREEPALYEVRPAKKKLE
- a CDS encoding type II toxin-antitoxin system HicA family toxin translates to MRLLEAHGFELVREKGSIRYYGKAGWPALIRVDYHGAKEVPSGTCHHILKSAGIQKGGSHD